A single region of the Sorghum bicolor cultivar BTx623 chromosome 7, Sorghum_bicolor_NCBIv3, whole genome shotgun sequence genome encodes:
- the LOC8057841 gene encoding cation/H(+) antiporter 15, with product MARSFNICPQIDPLVTTRVPGVALDMLFLVIIQALAVILLAKFIHLFLRRYNQPSVVSQILAGIAVGGMGLRNAILHVDVDDVEDMYGGYISAARVVYMFLVGLDLDLAALRSATRRCVALAYATVAASLLVAAFVSTGMYGSMMHSPVKTPELLAATLMLAITNTSSITVARVAGELNLTVSENGRLIVAAAIITNLICVVGDAVLSSTALAKEKSQDLYHTSPQIKKGFLALAVAGVAVWQVRPLVTRINQRNVGQHHVRTRHLVSILLGVWFISNIQQLLGFDGMPTTLALGMAFPREGPAARSVADALVPPVNGFLLPFYFATIGMRLDYNSMSGAIIVPGLLLTLLGLVAKAIGAAAASSYLDIPISDALRYSLLLNVKGHVDTMNMKFAKSEGVWAEQALYAMIIGNMISTIIAGPAAAAVLRREKEEYRTRHQAMESLGAQQELRMLVCAHSAHAAPGVLSLVELLVITPQEQPAVPVLHFFEAPPDRSARTPYHQQSRADEAAERKGGPDPVRQMNMVVDVFSKTTGIFFRQIDVVSLGASRDAAVVCRGAEEAHAGLLLLHCYKEQRFDGKMACRLEERWKLNHDVLERAPCTVGLLVDRPYRCSGTSFRTPIGIAPETGRTLVHPCSDRTVTHVIAAVFLGGPDDREAVSFACRLAEHPAIGLTVFRFVKRSTYDTVTSCASRAAAAAADDELDVPFQEGDVDERFLWRFYENYASRELAMYVEKVVESPADVVETLEGMAGMFSLVVLGRGGRQPVELMAGLERWSEAGSEIGPVGEILASNESLEMGSVLVMQQHTVAISPPPCQ from the exons ATGGCTAGATCGTTCAACATTTGCCCGCAGATCGACCCCTTGGTGACCACGCGCGTCCCCGGCGTCGCCCTCGACATGCTGTTCCTCGTCATCATCCAAGCGCTCGCCGTCATCCTCCTCGCCAAGTTCATCCACCTCTTCCTCCGCCGCTACAACCAGCCCAGCGTAGTCTCTCAGATCCTC GCCGGCATCGCCGTGGGCGGCATGGGCCTGCGCAACGCCATCCTGCACGTGGACGTGGACGACGTCGAGGACATGTACGGCGGCTACATCTCCGCCGCGCGCGTGGTGTACATGTTCCTCGTCGGCCTCGACCTGGACCTCGCCGCGCTGCGGAGCGCCACGCGCCGGTGCGTCGCCCTGGCCTACGCGACCGTGGCCGCCAGCCTGCTCGTGGCCGCCTTCGTGTCCACGGGGATGTACGGCAGCATGATGCACTCCCCGGTGAAGACGCCCGAGCTGCTCGCCGCCACGCTCATGCTCGCGATCACCAACACCTCGTCCATCACCGTGGCGCGCGTCGCCGGCGAGCTCAACCTCACGGTGTCGGAGAACGGGCGGCTCATTGTCGCCGCGGCCATCATCACCAACCTCAtctgcgtcgtcggcgacgCCGTCCTGTCGTCCACGGCGCTGGCCAAGGAGAAGAGCCAGGACCTGTACCACACCTCGCCCCAGATCAAGAAGGGCTTCCTGGCGCTCGCCGTGGCTGGCGTCGCCGTGTGGCAGGTGCGGCCCCTCGTGACGCGCATCAACCAGCGGAACGTCGGGCAGCACCACGTCAGGACCCGCCACCTGGTGTCCATACTCCTGGGCGTCTGGTTCATCAGCAACATCCAGCAGCTGCTGGGGTTCGACGGGATGCCGACGACCCTCGCGCTGGGGATGGCGTTCCCGAGGGAAGGCCCCGCCGCGCGGTCCGTCGCCGACGCGCTTGTGCCCCCCGTCAACGGCTTTCTCCTGCCCTTCTACTTCGCCACCATTGGGATGAGGCTCGACTACAACTCCATGTCCGGCGCCATCATCGTGCCCGGCCTGCTCCTGACGCTGCTCGGCCTGGTGGCCAAGGCCATCGGCGCCGCGGCCGCCTCCTCGTACCTCGACATCCCAATCTCCGACGCGCTCCGCTACAGCCTCCTGCTCAACGTCAAGGGTCACGTCGACACCATGAACATGAAGTTCGCCAAATCAGAAGGG GTGTGGGCGGAGCAGGCGCTGTACGCGATGATCATCGGCAACATGATCAGCACCATCATCGCcgggccggccgccgccgcggttCTGCGCAGGGAAAAGGAGGAGTACAGGACCAGGCACCAGGCCATGGAATCGTTGGGCGCACAGCAGGAGCTGCGCATGCTCGTCTGCGCCCACAGCGCGCACGCCGCGCCCGGCGTCCTCAGCCTGGTGGAGCTCCTGGTGATCACGCCCCAGGAGCAACCCGCCGTCCCAGTCCTCCATTTCTTCGAGGCTCCCCCCGACCGATCCGCCCGGACGCCGTACCACCAGCAGTCGCGGGCCGACGAAGCCGCCGAGAGGAAAGGCGGGCCCGATCCCGTGAGGCAGATGAACATGGTGGTCGACGTGTTCTCCAAGACGACGGGCATCTTCTTCCGCCAGATCGACGTGGTGAGCCTCGGCGCGTCCCGGGACGCGGCCGTCGTCTGCCGCGGCGCGGAGGAAGCGCATGCCggcctgctcctcctccactGCTACAAGGAGCAGCGGTTCGACGGCAAGATGGCGTGCCGCCTCGAGGAGCGGTGGAAGCTGAACCACGACGTGCTGGAGCGGGCGCCCTGCACCGTGGGCCTCCTCGTGGACCGCCCGTACCGGTGCAGCGGCACCAGCTTCCGGACGCCCATCGGCATCGCCCCGGAGACCGGGAGGACGCTCGTGCACCCGTGCAGCGACCGGACGGTGACGCACGTGATCGCCGCCGTGTTCCTGGGCGGTCCCGACGACCGCGAGGCGGTGTCGTTCGCGTGCCGGCTCGCGGAGCACCCGGCCATCGGGCTGACGGTGTTCCGGTTCGTGAAGCGCAGCACGTACGACACCGTGACGTCCTGCGCCtcccgcgccgccgcggcggcggcggacgacGAGCTGGACGTGCCGTTCCAGGAGGGCGACGTGGACGAGCGGTTCCTGTGGCGGTTCTACGAGAACTACGCGTCGCGGGAGCTGGCCATGTACGTGGAGAAGGTGGTGGAGAGCCCCGCGGACGTGGTGGAGACGCTGGAAGGGATGGCCGGGATGTTCTCGCTGGTGGTGCTGGGGAGGGGCGGGCGGCAGCCGGTGGAGCTGATGGCCGGGCTGGAGCGGTGGTCGGAGGCCGGCAGCGAGATAGGGCCCGTGGGAGAGATCCTGGCGTCCAACGAGTCGCTGGAGATGGGCTCCGTGCTCGTCATGCAGCAGCACACGGTGGCGatctcgccgccgccgtgccaATGA
- the LOC8058027 gene encoding NEP1-interacting protein-like 1 isoform X1: MDMEAAAIFGTASASFSPAPSSSRSRGGGGGTSISRLPARVAGAVVRSLVTFVFAAVGMVLGAVTGALIGLATESGLVRGAGIGAISGAVVSMEVVDSSVAIWRSDESGIWSVLYVLDVLWSLLTGRLVREKVDPAVQSAVDSQVSTSDLLRVHYHHHVDRRSSQVSSPAKANACSRSAAQMNAADSGDMDMAATLADMFDTGAGAGAGAPPKGMPAAAIAALPVTAFTEDTVTDASGEPIGCSVCLQDFEAGETARSLPECGHTFHPPCIDVWLLRHASCPLCRRAV, from the exons ATGGACATGGAGGCGGCCGCGATCTTCGGCACCGCCAGCGCGTCGTTCTCTCCAGCGCCGTCGTCGTCCAggtcgcgcggcggcggcggcggcacgagCATCTCCCGGCTGCCGGCGCGCGTCGCCGGCGCCGTGGTCCGGAGCCTGGTCACCTTCGTCTTCGCGGCAG TGGGCATGGTTCTCGGGGCCGTCACGGGCGCGCTGATCGGGCTCGCCACGGAGAGCGGCCTGGTGCGTGGCGCTGGCATCGGGGCCATCTCCGGCGCCGTCGTGTCCATGGAGGTCGTCGACTCCTCCGTCGCCATCTGGCGCTCCGACGAGTCCGGGATCTGGAGCGTCCTGTACGTG CTTGATGTTCTCTGGAGTCTGCTGACCGGCCGCCTGGTACGCGAGAAGGTGGACCCCGCCGTGCAGAGCGCCGTCGACAGTCAGGTAAGCACAAGCGATCTTCTCAGAGTCCATTATCATCATCATGTCGATCGACGAAGCTCTCAGGTCTCCAGTCCAGCCAAAGCTAACGCGTGCTCTCGATCGGCCGCGCAGATGAACGCGGCGGACTCGGGGGACATGGACATGGCGGCGACACTGGCGGACATGTTCGATacgggcgccggcgccggcgccggcgctccTCCCAAGGGCATGCCGGCCGCCGCCATCGCGGCGCTCCCCGTCACGGCCTTCACCGAGGACACCGTCACCGACGCCTCCGGGGAGCCCATCGGCTGCTCCGTCTGCCTTCAGGACTTCGAGGCCGGCGAGACGGCGCGGAGCCTGCCGGAGTGCGGGCACACGTTCCACCCGCCGTGCATCGACGTCTGGCTGCTCCGGCACGCGTCGTGCCCGCTGTGTCGCCGCGCGGTCTAG
- the LOC8057840 gene encoding auxin-responsive protein SAUR36, with product MISSKKLAQLSKKMQGMGAVGRRRVTAAKKEINPSCSSVVAGKGNCIVYSSDGKRFEIPLSYLHTAVFVELLKLSQEEFGFTSDGRITLPCDTAVMEYVMCLLRRETSEDVEKALLSSIVLPCHHTSRMVQPPNGVNQQFAVCSS from the coding sequence ATGATCAGCTCCAAGAAGCTAGCTCAATTGTCAAAGAAGATGCAGGGAATGGGTGCAGTTGGGCGAAGAAGGGTCACAGCAGCGAAAAAGGAAATCAACCCATCCTGCAGCAGCGTAGTTGCAGGGAAGGGCAACTGCATCGTCTACTCTTCTGATGGGAAGCGGTTTGAGATCCCCCTTTCTTACCTCCACACGGCAGTCTTTGTAGAGCTCCTGAAGCTGTCGCAAGAAGAGTTTGGGTTCACAAGTGATGGGAGGATCACACTGCCTTGTGATACAGCAGTGATGGAGTATGTGATGTGTTTGCTAAGGAGAGAAACCTCTGAAGATGTTGAGAAGGCGCTCCTCAGTTCCATAGTGTTGCCTTGCCACCACACAAGCAGGATGGTGCAACCACCCAATGGAGTGAACCAGCAATTTGCTGTGTGCAGCTCCTGA
- the LOC8057842 gene encoding protein DETOXIFICATION 33 has product MAVSGGGDDEMLREALLAAGNGNGNGSFSKGGEDLEEIRSVGSFLRHAAAENRKLWYLAGPAIFTSIAQYSLGAITLVFAGHLTTLELDAFSTENNVIAGLALGITLGMGSALETLCGQAYGAKQLHMLGVYLQRSWIILTAMAVLMLPLYLFATPILRLFHQDAEIADLAGRLALYMIPQLFAYAFNFPIQKFLQAQSKVMAMAAVSAAALAFHVALSWFLVGPMRMGLVGLAVALNASWWLVVLGQLAYILMGYCPGAWNGFDCLAFSDLVGFARLSLGSAVMLCLEFWFYMFLIVIVGNLENAQVAVAAVSICTNLFGWQIMVFFGFNAAISVRVSNELGAGRPRAAKLAILVVLMSSVAIGLAFFVLVLAFRDVYGAPFTDSPEVVRAVASLGVVFAFSLLLNSVQPVLSGVAVGAGWQWLVAYINLGCYYLVGIPVGYMIAFPLRGGVQGMWGGMLTGVGLQTLILIAITLRTNWDKEASEAHSRIQKWGGSSPAAAKVSDDC; this is encoded by the exons ATGGCGGTGAGCGGCGGAGGAGACGACGAGATGCTGAGGGAGGCGTTGCTGGCTGCCGGCAACGGGAACGGGAACGGGAGCTTCAGCAAGGGCGGGGAGGACCTGGAGGAGATCCGGAGCGTGGGGTCCTTCCTGCGTCACGCGGCGGCGGAGAACCGGAAGCTCTGGTACCTGGCCGGCCCCGCCATCTTCACGTCCATCGCGCAGTACTCGCTCGGCGCCATCACCCTCGTCTTCGCCGGCCACCTCACCACGCTCGAGCTCGACGCCTTCTCCACCGAGAACAACGTCATCGCCGGCCTCGCCCTCGGCATCACG CTGGGGATGGGGAGCGCGCTGGAGACGCTGTGCGGGCAGGCGTACGGCGCGAAGCAGCTGCACATGCTGGGCGTGTACCTGCAGCGGTCGTGGATCATCCTCACCGCCATGGCCGTGCTCATGCTCCCGCTCTACCTCTTCGCCACCCCGATCCTGCGCCTCTTCCACCAGGACGCCGAGATCGCCGACCTCGCCGGCCGCCTCGCGCTCTACATGATCCCGCAGCTCTTCGCCTACGCCTTCAACTTCCCCATCCAGAAGTTCCTGCAGGCGCAGAGCAAGGTGATGGCCATGGCCGCCGTCTCCGCGGCCGCGCTGGCGTTCCACGTCGCGCTCAGCTGGTTCCTCGTCGGGCCCATGCGGATGGGGCTCGTCGGCCTCGCCGTCGCGCTCAACGCGTCCTGGTGGCTCGTCGTGCTCGGCCAGCTCGCCTACATCCTCATGGGCTACTGCCCCGGCGCATGGAACGGATTCGACTGCCTCGCCTTCTCCGACCTCGTCGGCTTCGCGCGCCTCTCCCTCGGCTCCGCCGTCATGCTCTG CCTGGAGTTTTGGTTCTACATGTTCCTGATCGTCATCGTCGGCAACCTGGAGAACGCTCAGGTCGCCGTTGCCGCAGTCTCCATCTG CACGAACCTGTTCGGGTGGCAGATCATGGTGTTCTTCGGATTCAACGCTGCCATCAG CGTGCGGGTGTCGAACGAGCTGGGCGCCGGGCGTCCCCGCGCGGCCAAGTTGGCGATCCTGGTGGTGCTCATGTCGTCGGTGGCCATCGGGCTGGCCTTCTTCGTGCTCGTCCTGGCCTTCCGCGACGTCTACGGCGCGCCGTTCACGGACAGCCCCGAGGTGGTGCGCGCCGTGGCCAGCCTGGGCGTCGTCTTCGCCTTCTCGCTGCTGCTCAACAGCGTGCAACCCGTGCTGTCGGGCGTCGCCGTCGGCGCCGGCTGGCAGTGGCTGGTGGCGTACATCAACCTCGGCTGCTACTACCTCGTCGGCATCCCCGTCGGGTACATGATCGCCTTCCCGCTGCGCGGCGGGGTGCAGGGGATGTGGGGCGGCATGCTCACCGGCGTCGGCCTGCAAACGCTCATCCTGATCGCCATCACGCTGCGCACCAACTGGGACAAGGAGGCCAGCGAGGCGCATTCCAGGATACAGAAATGGGGTGGatcgtcgccggcggcggccaagGTTTCAGATGACTGTTGA
- the LOC8058027 gene encoding NEP1-interacting protein-like 1 isoform X2 codes for MDMEAAAIFGTASASFSPAPSSSRSRGGGGGTSISRLPARVAGAVVRSLVTFVFAAVGMVLGAVTGALIGLATESGLVRGAGIGAISGAVVSMEVVDSSVAIWRSDESGIWSVLYVLDVLWSLLTGRLVREKVDPAVQSAVDSQMNAADSGDMDMAATLADMFDTGAGAGAGAPPKGMPAAAIAALPVTAFTEDTVTDASGEPIGCSVCLQDFEAGETARSLPECGHTFHPPCIDVWLLRHASCPLCRRAV; via the exons ATGGACATGGAGGCGGCCGCGATCTTCGGCACCGCCAGCGCGTCGTTCTCTCCAGCGCCGTCGTCGTCCAggtcgcgcggcggcggcggcggcacgagCATCTCCCGGCTGCCGGCGCGCGTCGCCGGCGCCGTGGTCCGGAGCCTGGTCACCTTCGTCTTCGCGGCAG TGGGCATGGTTCTCGGGGCCGTCACGGGCGCGCTGATCGGGCTCGCCACGGAGAGCGGCCTGGTGCGTGGCGCTGGCATCGGGGCCATCTCCGGCGCCGTCGTGTCCATGGAGGTCGTCGACTCCTCCGTCGCCATCTGGCGCTCCGACGAGTCCGGGATCTGGAGCGTCCTGTACGTG CTTGATGTTCTCTGGAGTCTGCTGACCGGCCGCCTGGTACGCGAGAAGGTGGACCCCGCCGTGCAGAGCGCCGTCGACAGTCAG ATGAACGCGGCGGACTCGGGGGACATGGACATGGCGGCGACACTGGCGGACATGTTCGATacgggcgccggcgccggcgccggcgctccTCCCAAGGGCATGCCGGCCGCCGCCATCGCGGCGCTCCCCGTCACGGCCTTCACCGAGGACACCGTCACCGACGCCTCCGGGGAGCCCATCGGCTGCTCCGTCTGCCTTCAGGACTTCGAGGCCGGCGAGACGGCGCGGAGCCTGCCGGAGTGCGGGCACACGTTCCACCCGCCGTGCATCGACGTCTGGCTGCTCCGGCACGCGTCGTGCCCGCTGTGTCGCCGCGCGGTCTAG